One segment of Candidatus Thermoplasmatota archaeon DNA contains the following:
- a CDS encoding Zn-ribbon-containing protein yields the protein MKDVKIERGFAKTKLVLIAQGEGYTGLPRIEIEIASADKWGSALSSQIASRRAEIEEEKRKSKIQYVVDFSFLKAQMERGGISLQSIKCPSCGASVQLPTQGSYFKCSYCASLIQSQDVFDRMKGLLGSL from the coding sequence TTGAAAGATGTAAAGATCGAAAGGGGTTTTGCAAAGACCAAGCTGGTCCTGATTGCCCAAGGTGAAGGATACACTGGATTGCCGAGAATCGAGATTGAAATCGCTTCGGCGGACAAGTGGGGTTCGGCGCTTTCCTCTCAGATTGCATCAAGGCGAGCGGAGATCGAGGAGGAAAAGAGGAAAAGCAAAATCCAGTATGTCGTGGATTTCTCATTCCTCAAAGCTCAGATGGAACGCGGAGGCATCTCGCTGCAATCAATCAAATGTCCCAGTTGCGGGGCCAGTGTGCAGCTGCCGACACAAGGCAGTTATTTCAAGTGCTCCTATTGCGCGAGCCTGATACAGTCTCAAGATGTCTTTGACCGAATGAAGGGGTTACTCGGCTCTCTTTGA